A single region of the Plutella xylostella chromosome 28, ilPluXylo3.1, whole genome shotgun sequence genome encodes:
- the LOC105387673 gene encoding growth arrest and DNA damage-inducible protein GADD45 alpha: protein MCNSMAPLKVETFSGVAAKSPIAQCVKAVLRRACLEKRLTVGLLPAIQYLSTNTDGALFCFTAEAPPGDSATHMQEVLLQAFCVENDIHVIKVDSPAKMMKILGCKDQTIDFNCVLVHYPYTDPFSDSQEMDMSILTEAEKDLIDHCDGSWASSQTSVIKLPEK, encoded by the exons ATGTGCAACTCGATGGCGCCTTTGAAAGTGGAGACGTTCAGCGGAGTGGCCGCCAAGAG CCCCATAGCGCAATGCGTGAAAGCCGTCCTCCGTCGCGCCTGTCTCGAGAAGCGGCTGACTGTGGGCCTGCTCCCCGCCATCCAGTACCTGTCCACAAACACTGACGGAGCCCTGTTCTGCTTCACGGCTGAAGCGCCCCCTGGTGACAGCGCCACGCACATGCAAGAGGTGCTGTTGCAGGCGTTTTGCGTCGAGAATGATATTCACGTTATTAAG GTGGACTCGCCAGCGAAAATGATGAAGATCCTTGGATGCAAAGACCAGACCATTGACTTCAACTGCGTATTAGTCCACTATCCGTACACAGACCCCTTCAGTGACAGTCAAGAAATGGACATGTCAATACTGACCGAAGCCGAGAAGGATTTGATCGACCACTGCGATGGATCCTGGGCCTCCAGCCAAACCTCAGTCATCAAGCTGCCAGAGAAGTGA